One Tomitella gaofuii DNA segment encodes these proteins:
- a CDS encoding DEAD/DEAH box helicase encodes MTPVPPAAVPRGLHARWEEGAGLLVWSAEQGRVRFLARALGRRSPRHSVRMPWQEESGSGYEALGFAPAAAADFLTALGTDSAAVRPEETGEDLAYLAAVVAGIDRWAAAGQVVPDLRRVDEEWWPRWALEWSAGQRAWRAQWAAAMPPSVRGSGAEPASAFDDFTAAMTDAVVRRRLESRGGRPAPAAHPLLAALVAGDPVAEHGAAAAGRLAAWHEGARSGGLQLVLRLLEPVDAADVAGDHGTEGPATGPSAFGDGQGAAPQADGGDLWRLQVCVRSEDRAPVPLSLTQADRDSVRVCIGALEEAMRVYPLLRELPRDRDSLDMLMPEAAVSDLVQHGAQALSAASITVLLPRAWRVVEPTVRVRVSSPDVPAAPGEARTGLDHLVEFDMEVALGDTVLRPGELDELARRNSDLVKLRGEWVRADGAALRDAARYLSARRADPATLAALLRTLATDPPPVPLGAVSATGWVKALFGEESAADRAVPAPAGLAARLRDYQLRGLSWMSYMADLGLGAMLADDMGLGKTVQVLALEVRARERGARRPTLVVCPMSVVGNWEREAARFAPGLRVHVHHGTARPRGDELAARVAASDLVLTTYALLARDVEELRALRFERVVLDEAQHIKNERTAQARAARKIQARHRLALTGTPVENRLSELRAILDFVNPGMLGSAAKFRAAFTVPIETERDPHALDRLRAVTAPFVLRRVKTDRAVVADLPDKQEMTVRVNLTAEQATLYRAVLDDLEEKLDGAKGMARRGAVLTALLHLKQVCNHPAHYLGDGSALMRRGRHRSGKLALVEDVVGDVLADGEKILLFTQFREFATMVGPWLAGRFGLGEVPVLHGGVARGAREAMIAAFQSDGGPQVMVLSLKAGGTGLNLTAANHVVHLDRWWNPAVEDQATDRAFRIGQTRDVQVRKLVAVGTLEERIDELLAGKSELAQLSVRGGESWVTELDDKALHILVALGEEAQGE; translated from the coding sequence GTGACGCCCGTACCGCCTGCGGCCGTTCCGCGCGGGCTGCACGCGCGGTGGGAGGAGGGCGCGGGGCTGCTGGTGTGGAGCGCCGAGCAGGGGCGCGTGCGGTTCCTCGCGCGCGCACTGGGGCGCCGATCGCCGCGCCACAGTGTGCGGATGCCGTGGCAGGAGGAGTCTGGGTCCGGCTACGAGGCTCTCGGATTCGCGCCCGCGGCCGCGGCGGACTTCCTCACCGCGCTGGGGACGGATTCCGCTGCGGTGCGCCCCGAGGAGACAGGTGAGGACCTGGCATATCTGGCCGCGGTGGTGGCCGGCATCGACCGGTGGGCGGCCGCGGGCCAGGTGGTCCCGGACCTGCGGCGTGTCGACGAGGAATGGTGGCCCCGATGGGCGCTGGAGTGGAGTGCGGGACAGCGGGCCTGGCGCGCGCAGTGGGCCGCCGCCATGCCGCCGTCCGTGCGCGGCTCTGGCGCCGAACCGGCCTCGGCGTTCGACGACTTCACCGCGGCGATGACGGACGCGGTGGTACGTCGGCGCCTCGAGAGCCGGGGCGGGCGTCCGGCTCCGGCGGCGCACCCGCTGCTGGCGGCTCTCGTGGCGGGCGACCCGGTGGCCGAACACGGGGCCGCCGCGGCCGGCCGGCTCGCAGCTTGGCACGAGGGGGCGCGTTCCGGCGGGTTGCAGCTGGTACTGCGGCTGCTCGAACCCGTGGACGCCGCCGACGTCGCGGGCGACCACGGCACAGAGGGCCCTGCCACCGGCCCGTCGGCATTCGGCGATGGGCAGGGCGCAGCGCCCCAGGCCGACGGAGGCGACCTGTGGCGCCTCCAGGTCTGTGTGCGCAGCGAGGATCGGGCCCCGGTGCCCCTGTCGTTGACGCAGGCGGACCGCGATTCGGTGCGGGTGTGCATCGGCGCATTGGAGGAGGCGATGCGCGTATACCCGTTGCTGCGCGAGCTTCCCCGAGACCGGGATTCGCTGGACATGCTCATGCCGGAGGCCGCCGTCTCGGATCTGGTGCAGCACGGAGCGCAGGCGCTGTCCGCCGCGTCGATCACGGTGCTGCTCCCGCGGGCATGGCGGGTGGTGGAGCCCACGGTGCGTGTGCGGGTGTCGTCGCCGGACGTGCCCGCAGCGCCCGGCGAGGCACGGACCGGCCTGGACCACCTGGTCGAGTTCGACATGGAGGTGGCGCTGGGAGACACGGTGCTGCGGCCCGGCGAGCTCGACGAACTGGCACGCCGGAACTCCGACCTGGTCAAGCTGCGCGGCGAATGGGTGCGCGCGGACGGCGCGGCCCTGCGGGACGCCGCGCGCTACCTTTCCGCCCGGCGGGCGGATCCCGCGACGCTCGCCGCGCTGCTGCGCACGCTGGCGACGGACCCGCCGCCGGTGCCGCTCGGCGCGGTCTCCGCGACCGGGTGGGTCAAGGCTCTCTTCGGCGAGGAGTCCGCGGCGGACCGGGCGGTGCCGGCGCCGGCCGGCCTGGCGGCGCGGCTGCGCGACTATCAGCTGCGCGGACTGTCGTGGATGTCGTACATGGCCGACCTGGGACTGGGGGCGATGCTCGCCGACGACATGGGGCTCGGCAAGACCGTCCAGGTGCTGGCGCTGGAAGTGCGCGCGCGGGAGCGCGGAGCGCGCCGCCCCACCCTGGTGGTCTGCCCGATGTCCGTGGTCGGCAACTGGGAACGCGAGGCGGCGCGATTCGCGCCCGGTCTGCGGGTGCACGTGCACCACGGGACCGCGCGCCCGCGCGGCGACGAGCTTGCCGCCCGCGTCGCCGCGTCGGACCTGGTGCTCACCACCTATGCGCTGCTCGCGCGGGACGTCGAGGAACTGCGCGCGTTGCGGTTCGAGCGGGTGGTGCTCGACGAGGCCCAGCACATCAAGAACGAGCGCACCGCGCAGGCGCGGGCCGCGCGCAAGATCCAGGCCCGCCACCGGCTGGCGTTGACGGGCACGCCCGTCGAGAACCGGCTGTCCGAGCTGCGGGCGATCCTCGACTTCGTCAACCCCGGCATGCTGGGAAGCGCGGCCAAGTTCCGCGCCGCGTTCACGGTGCCGATCGAGACCGAGCGCGACCCGCACGCGCTCGACCGGTTGCGCGCGGTGACGGCGCCGTTCGTGCTCCGACGGGTCAAAACGGACCGGGCCGTCGTCGCCGACCTGCCCGACAAGCAGGAGATGACGGTACGCGTGAACCTGACGGCGGAGCAGGCGACGCTCTACCGGGCGGTGCTCGACGACCTCGAGGAGAAGCTGGACGGCGCGAAGGGGATGGCGCGCCGCGGCGCGGTGCTCACGGCGCTGCTGCACCTCAAACAGGTGTGCAACCACCCCGCGCACTATCTGGGCGACGGATCCGCCCTGATGCGGCGCGGCCGGCATCGCAGCGGCAAGCTGGCCCTCGTGGAGGACGTGGTGGGTGATGTGCTGGCGGACGGCGAGAAGATCCTCCTCTTCACGCAGTTCCGCGAGTTCGCCACGATGGTGGGCCCGTGGCTCGCCGGCCGCTTCGGCCTCGGGGAGGTGCCGGTGCTGCACGGCGGCGTCGCGCGCGGCGCGCGGGAGGCCATGATCGCCGCGTTCCAGTCCGACGGCGGCCCGCAGGTGATGGTGCTCTCGCTCAAGGCGGGCGGCACCGGGCTCAACCTCACGGCGGCCAACCACGTGGTGCATCTGGACAGGTGGTGGAACCCGGCGGTGGAGGACCAGGCCACCGACAGGGCGTTCCGCATCGGGCAGACCCGTGACGTGCAGGTGCGCAAGCTGGTGGCGGTGGGGACGCTGGAGGAGCGGATCGACGAGCTCCTGGCGGGCAAGAGCGAGCTGGCCCAGCTGAGCGTGCGCGGCGGCGAGTCGTGGGTCACCGAGCTCGACGACAAGGCCCTGCACATCCTGGTGGCACTGGGCGAGGAGGCGCAGGGGGAATGA
- a CDS encoding SWIM zinc finger family protein gives MSPRRIPPRGPGLVLRSAGGTGWGGRLARTVERIVDADVLRRGRTVARSGQVLSLQVTPGAVRGVVQGSQPDPFETVCAVRELDGYDRAEIVAQVRAEPGILTALASGEVTESLAERLLPADSADLDFDCSCPDYSWPCKHGAALLLLTAQEVGVRPLQILAWRGLTVDSLVEAVAAATDEEPTTAAAAGDDPFAVRGTLPPMPGPDAGAGPAVDRLDTARLRAALRLWGADTSCAERDLRALYQRFMAD, from the coding sequence ATGAGCCCACGTCGCATACCGCCGCGCGGACCGGGTCTGGTGCTGCGCTCCGCCGGCGGCACGGGGTGGGGCGGACGCCTCGCCCGCACGGTCGAGCGGATCGTCGACGCCGACGTCCTGCGCCGTGGCCGGACGGTGGCGCGCTCAGGCCAGGTGCTTTCGCTGCAGGTCACGCCGGGCGCCGTGCGCGGGGTGGTGCAGGGTTCGCAGCCGGACCCGTTCGAGACGGTGTGCGCCGTACGGGAGCTGGACGGCTACGACCGTGCGGAGATCGTCGCACAAGTGCGTGCGGAGCCGGGAATCCTCACTGCGCTGGCCTCGGGGGAGGTGACGGAGTCGCTGGCGGAGCGGCTGCTGCCGGCGGATTCCGCGGACCTCGACTTCGACTGCAGCTGCCCGGACTACAGCTGGCCGTGCAAACACGGTGCGGCGCTGCTGCTGCTGACCGCGCAAGAGGTGGGGGTGCGTCCGCTGCAGATCCTCGCCTGGCGCGGGCTGACGGTGGACTCGCTGGTGGAAGCCGTCGCCGCGGCGACGGACGAGGAGCCGACCACCGCGGCTGCCGCCGGCGACGACCCGTTCGCGGTGCGCGGAACGCTGCCGCCGATGCCCGGGCCTGACGCGGGCGCGGGGCCGGCCGTCGACCGGCTGGACACGGCGCGCCTGCGTGCCGCTCTGCGTTTGTGGGGGGCGGACACGTCCTGCGCAGAACGGGACCTGCGCGCCCTGTATCAGAGGTTCATGGCCGACTGA
- a CDS encoding MBL fold metallo-hydrolase produces the protein MALMQAGQDTSAGGNPVRENGGPETGRAGAGAVDLGDGVWQLAVPFPNPLKDTLVYAMESPGGLILVDAGWDGDQSWAGLTSAVEATGYAMSDIEGVVLTHFHPDHTGLCGRVREASGAWIAMHDSDFHTFDLMTGSRDAAWLDEQTANLRAAGASEADLDAFREGSETAPPTTRASRPDRLLADDEKIPLVGRSLRTVWTPGHTPGHVCFALDSAGMVFTGDHVLQKTTPHVGNFVFPLEERDALDEFMRSQRRIAAMGITRAYGAHGTPIADLAGRSAQLLAHHEERLDDLCRDLEDGALTLWQIAARMQWYRPWDELPVMGKQMALSEAAAHLRYLVGKGRVVRLPESDPARFGNAGRG, from the coding sequence GTGGCATTGATGCAGGCAGGGCAGGATACAAGCGCAGGCGGGAACCCTGTGCGCGAGAACGGCGGTCCGGAGACCGGGCGTGCGGGCGCCGGTGCGGTGGACCTGGGCGACGGAGTGTGGCAGCTCGCTGTCCCGTTCCCCAATCCGCTCAAGGACACGCTGGTCTATGCGATGGAGTCGCCCGGCGGACTGATCCTGGTCGACGCCGGCTGGGACGGCGACCAGTCGTGGGCGGGGCTCACCTCGGCCGTCGAAGCGACCGGCTACGCCATGTCCGACATCGAAGGGGTCGTACTCACCCACTTCCACCCGGATCACACGGGCCTGTGCGGACGGGTGCGAGAGGCCTCGGGTGCGTGGATCGCGATGCACGACAGCGACTTCCACACATTCGATCTGATGACCGGCAGCCGCGACGCGGCCTGGCTGGACGAGCAGACGGCCAACCTGCGCGCGGCGGGCGCATCGGAGGCGGATCTCGATGCGTTCCGGGAGGGATCCGAGACCGCGCCGCCCACCACGCGCGCGTCCCGGCCGGACCGATTGCTGGCGGACGACGAGAAGATCCCGCTGGTGGGCAGGTCGCTGCGCACCGTGTGGACCCCCGGCCACACTCCCGGGCACGTGTGCTTCGCCCTCGACTCCGCCGGCATGGTGTTCACCGGCGACCACGTCCTGCAGAAGACGACGCCGCACGTGGGCAACTTCGTCTTCCCGCTCGAGGAGCGCGACGCGCTGGACGAGTTCATGCGATCGCAGCGCAGGATCGCCGCGATGGGGATCACCCGCGCGTACGGTGCGCACGGGACGCCGATCGCCGACCTGGCCGGCCGTTCCGCGCAGCTCCTCGCACATCACGAGGAACGGCTGGACGACCTGTGCCGCGACCTCGAGGACGGTGCGCTGACGTTGTGGCAGATCGCCGCGCGGATGCAGTGGTACCGGCCCTGGGATGAACTTCCCGTGATGGGCAAGCAGATGGCGCTGTCCGAGGCCGCAGCGCACCTGAGGTACCTGGTCGGCAAGGGCCGCGTCGTGCGGCTGCCGGAATCCGACCCGGCCCGGTTCGGCAACGCCGGCCGCGGGTAG
- the argS gene encoding arginine--tRNA ligase — protein MTPADLAELVRATTLKVLAAAGLDVSFVPATLSVERPRNPEHGDYASNIAMQIAKKVGRPPRALAESIVAELAAADGIAAAEIAGPGFINIRLGAAAQGAIVERVLEQQAGYGTGRALAGSRINLEFVSANPTGPIHLGGTRWAAVGDALGRVLTAQGAEVTREYYFNDHGAQIDRFTDSLVAAATGAPTPENGYAGQYISQIAGDVLERRPDALSLPEAERAEVFRAVGVELMFAHIKRTLSEFGTEFDVYFHENSLFDSGAVDRSVEELKESGNLYEADGAWWLRSSDYGDDKDRVVIKSDGHAAYIAGDIAYLQDKRARGFDLCIYMLGADHHGYVGRLKAVAAAFGDDPATVEVLIGQMVNLVRDGAAVKMSKRAGTVITLDDLVDAIGVDAARYALIRSSVDQSIDIDLELWASSSSENPVYYVQYAHARLCSLARNAADLGVTADSARPGLLDHPREGDLIRTIGEFPRVVATAAELREPHRVARYLEELAGTYHRFYDSCRVLPRGDEEATDVHAARLALCDAARQVVANGLGLLGVTAPEKM, from the coding sequence GTGACTCCCGCCGATCTCGCAGAACTCGTCCGCGCCACCACGCTGAAGGTCCTCGCCGCCGCCGGCCTGGACGTGTCCTTCGTCCCTGCGACCCTGTCGGTGGAGCGTCCCCGCAATCCGGAACACGGCGACTACGCCAGCAACATCGCCATGCAGATCGCCAAGAAGGTCGGCCGCCCGCCGCGTGCGCTGGCCGAGTCGATCGTCGCGGAACTCGCCGCCGCGGACGGGATTGCAGCGGCCGAGATCGCCGGCCCCGGGTTCATCAACATCCGGTTGGGGGCAGCCGCGCAGGGCGCGATCGTGGAGAGAGTGCTCGAGCAGCAGGCCGGCTACGGTACGGGCCGCGCGCTGGCGGGCAGCCGGATCAATCTGGAGTTCGTCTCGGCCAACCCCACCGGTCCGATCCACCTCGGCGGCACCCGATGGGCCGCGGTGGGCGACGCCCTCGGGCGCGTCCTCACAGCCCAGGGGGCCGAGGTCACCCGCGAGTACTACTTCAACGATCACGGTGCGCAGATCGACCGGTTCACCGATTCGCTCGTCGCGGCGGCCACCGGCGCGCCGACGCCCGAGAACGGCTACGCGGGGCAGTACATCTCCCAGATCGCCGGCGACGTGCTCGAGCGCCGCCCCGACGCGCTGTCGTTGCCGGAGGCCGAACGGGCCGAGGTGTTCCGCGCTGTCGGCGTCGAGCTGATGTTCGCGCATATCAAGCGCACCCTGTCGGAGTTCGGCACGGAGTTCGACGTCTACTTCCATGAGAACTCGCTGTTCGATTCGGGCGCCGTGGACCGCTCGGTCGAAGAGCTCAAGGAGTCCGGGAACCTCTACGAGGCGGACGGCGCGTGGTGGCTGCGCAGCAGCGACTACGGGGACGACAAGGACCGCGTCGTCATCAAAAGCGACGGTCATGCGGCCTACATCGCCGGTGACATCGCGTACTTGCAGGACAAGCGGGCCCGCGGGTTCGACCTGTGCATCTACATGCTCGGTGCCGACCATCACGGATACGTCGGCCGGCTCAAGGCGGTGGCCGCGGCGTTCGGCGATGACCCGGCCACGGTGGAGGTGCTGATCGGCCAGATGGTCAACCTCGTCCGTGACGGCGCCGCGGTGAAGATGAGCAAGCGTGCGGGCACGGTGATCACGCTCGACGACCTCGTCGATGCCATCGGCGTCGACGCGGCCCGCTATGCGCTCATCCGCTCGTCCGTCGACCAGTCCATCGACATCGACCTGGAACTGTGGGCGAGCAGCAGCAGCGAGAATCCGGTCTACTACGTGCAGTATGCGCACGCGCGCCTGTGTTCGTTGGCGCGCAATGCGGCCGACCTCGGCGTCACCGCCGACAGTGCGCGGCCGGGCCTGCTCGACCATCCCCGCGAGGGTGACCTCATCCGCACGATCGGCGAGTTCCCGCGCGTCGTCGCCACCGCGGCGGAGCTGCGTGAGCCCCACCGTGTGGCGCGCTACCTCGAGGAGCTGGCCGGCACGTATCACCGCTTCTACGACTCGTGCCGGGTTCTGCCGCGCGGAGACGAGGAGGCCACGGACGTGCACGCGGCCCGGCTGGCGCTGTGCGACGCGGCCCGGCAGGTGGTGGCCAACGGGCTCGGACTGCTCGGCGTGACGGCCCCGGAGAAGATGTGA
- the lysA gene encoding diaminopimelate decarboxylase — translation MNAHPAGEGHVEPAHADGLPERPASPEETGRIPEKVWPRGCARGEDGEVRLAGAPVTGLAAEFGTPLFVVDEDDFRGRCREMAAAFGGAANVHYASKAFLSAEIARWVADEGLSLDVASGGELAVALHGGFPAGRIAMHGNNKSVQELTAAVEAGVGHVVVDSMQEIARLDDVAAQAGVVQDVLVRVTVGVEAHTHEFIATAHEDQKFGFSLSSGDVMAAVRAVFASGNLRLVGLHSHIGSQIFEIDGFELAAHRVIGLLGRIVEEFGVERTRGLDTVDLGGGLGIAYTPAEDPPPVAELAAKLTGIVASEAVAAGVPAPRLTVEPGRAIAGPGTVTLYEVGTVKPVTVGSGAQRRYISVDGGMSDNIRTALYDAEYDVRLVSRASTAEPAVSRVVGKHCESGDIVVRNAWLPDDLAPGDLLGVAATGAYCYSMSSRYNLITRPAVVAVRGGAARLILRRETVDDLLSLEV, via the coding sequence GTGAACGCGCACCCGGCCGGAGAGGGACACGTGGAACCAGCGCATGCGGACGGGTTGCCCGAACGCCCCGCGAGCCCGGAGGAGACCGGGCGGATTCCGGAGAAGGTGTGGCCGCGCGGCTGCGCGCGTGGCGAGGACGGCGAGGTCCGGCTGGCGGGGGCCCCGGTGACGGGGCTCGCGGCCGAGTTCGGCACCCCGCTGTTCGTCGTCGACGAGGACGACTTCCGGGGCCGCTGCCGGGAGATGGCCGCTGCGTTCGGCGGCGCTGCGAACGTGCACTACGCGTCGAAGGCGTTTCTGTCTGCGGAGATCGCGCGATGGGTGGCCGATGAGGGCCTGTCGCTGGACGTCGCTTCCGGCGGCGAGCTGGCCGTGGCCCTGCACGGCGGTTTTCCGGCGGGCCGCATCGCCATGCACGGCAACAACAAGTCCGTGCAGGAGCTCACGGCGGCGGTCGAGGCCGGCGTGGGGCATGTCGTCGTCGATTCGATGCAGGAGATCGCACGGCTCGACGACGTGGCGGCGCAGGCGGGCGTGGTGCAGGACGTCCTGGTGCGCGTGACCGTGGGCGTGGAGGCGCATACCCACGAGTTCATCGCCACCGCCCACGAGGATCAGAAGTTCGGTTTCTCGCTGTCCTCGGGGGACGTGATGGCCGCCGTGCGCGCGGTGTTCGCGTCGGGAAACCTCCGCCTGGTGGGGCTGCACAGCCACATCGGTTCGCAGATCTTCGAGATCGACGGTTTCGAACTCGCCGCGCACCGGGTGATCGGGCTGCTCGGCAGGATCGTCGAGGAGTTCGGTGTGGAGCGCACCCGCGGGCTCGACACCGTCGACCTGGGCGGAGGCCTGGGCATCGCGTACACGCCTGCCGAGGATCCGCCGCCGGTGGCCGAGCTCGCCGCCAAGCTGACGGGGATCGTCGCGTCGGAGGCCGTAGCGGCGGGCGTCCCCGCCCCCCGTCTCACCGTCGAGCCGGGCCGGGCGATCGCGGGGCCGGGTACGGTTACGCTGTACGAGGTCGGCACGGTCAAACCGGTCACGGTTGGATCCGGTGCGCAACGCCGTTACATCAGCGTCGACGGCGGCATGAGCGACAACATCCGCACCGCCCTGTACGACGCCGAGTACGACGTGCGCCTCGTCTCGCGTGCTTCGACGGCCGAGCCCGCCGTCTCCCGCGTCGTGGGCAAGCACTGCGAGTCCGGGGACATCGTGGTGCGCAACGCGTGGCTGCCGGACGACCTCGCACCCGGCGACCTGCTCGGCGTCGCGGCGACGGGCGCTTACTGTTATTCGATGTCCAGCCGGTACAACTTGATCACCCGCCCCGCGGTGGTGGCTGTACGCGGTGGTGCGGCGCGGCTGATCCTGCGCCGGGAAACCGTGGACGACCTGCTCAGCTTGGAGGTGTAA
- a CDS encoding homoserine dehydrogenase, whose protein sequence is MAHREIGVAVLGLGNVGGEVVRILRSASADFEARVGAPLVLRGIAVRSIGSGRGVPEDLLTTDAQALVERDDVDIVVEVIGGIEPVRTLILTALQSGKSVVTANKALLADYTGELASAAKDADVDLYFEAAVAGAIPVVRPLMQSLAGDRVDRVVGIVNGTTNYILSAMDATGADYSDSLADASRLGYAEADPTADVEGYDAAAKAAILASLAFHTRVTAADVYREGISAITAADLASARAVGCTVKLLAMCERVPGRPDVADGEDWVSARVYPALVPLTHPLANVDGAFNAVVVEAEAAGRLMFYGQGAGGGPTASSVLGDLVSAARNKVHGGKGPDESTYAGLRIGPMGDTPTRYHVFMEVTDRVGVLSAVAAEFSKHDVSISVVRQEDTEVGASLVVVTHMALESALRDTVAALENLEYVNAVTSVLRMEGTGE, encoded by the coding sequence ATGGCCCACCGGGAAATCGGCGTGGCGGTACTCGGTCTCGGCAATGTCGGCGGCGAGGTCGTGCGCATCCTGCGCTCCGCGTCGGCGGACTTCGAGGCGCGGGTCGGCGCGCCTCTGGTGCTGCGCGGCATCGCCGTGCGCAGCATCGGGTCCGGCCGCGGCGTGCCGGAGGACCTGCTCACCACCGACGCGCAGGCGCTTGTCGAACGCGACGACGTCGACATCGTCGTCGAGGTGATCGGCGGCATCGAACCGGTGCGCACCCTCATCCTCACCGCGTTGCAGTCCGGAAAATCGGTGGTCACCGCGAACAAGGCGCTGCTGGCCGACTACACGGGCGAACTCGCGTCGGCGGCCAAGGACGCGGACGTCGACCTGTACTTCGAGGCGGCCGTCGCCGGCGCGATCCCGGTCGTGCGGCCGTTGATGCAGTCGCTCGCCGGGGACCGCGTCGACCGTGTCGTCGGCATCGTCAACGGCACGACCAACTACATCCTGTCGGCGATGGACGCCACGGGCGCCGACTACTCCGATTCGCTGGCGGACGCGAGCCGCCTGGGATACGCGGAGGCCGACCCCACGGCCGACGTGGAGGGCTACGACGCGGCCGCCAAGGCGGCGATCCTGGCGTCCCTCGCCTTCCACACCCGGGTCACCGCGGCCGACGTGTACCGCGAGGGGATCTCCGCCATCACCGCCGCTGACCTGGCCTCCGCCCGTGCGGTGGGATGCACCGTGAAGCTGCTCGCCATGTGCGAACGGGTCCCCGGGCGCCCCGACGTCGCGGACGGCGAGGACTGGGTGTCCGCCCGGGTGTATCCCGCACTCGTGCCGTTGACGCACCCGCTGGCCAACGTGGACGGGGCGTTCAACGCCGTCGTCGTCGAGGCGGAAGCGGCCGGCAGGCTCATGTTCTACGGGCAAGGGGCCGGCGGCGGGCCCACCGCCTCCTCGGTGCTGGGCGATCTCGTCAGCGCCGCGCGCAACAAGGTGCACGGCGGCAAGGGCCCGGACGAGTCCACGTACGCCGGGCTCCGGATCGGCCCGATGGGGGATACGCCCACCCGCTACCACGTGTTCATGGAGGTCACCGACCGGGTCGGCGTGCTCTCCGCGGTGGCGGCGGAGTTCTCCAAGCACGATGTGAGCATCTCGGTGGTGCGGCAGGAGGACACCGAGGTGGGTGCGTCGCTCGTGGTCGTCACCCACATGGCTCTCGAGTCCGCGCTGCGTGACACCGTGGCCGCGCTGGAGAACCTGGAGTATGTCAACGCTGTCACGAGCGTGCTGAGAATGGAAGGCACCGGAGAATGA
- the thrC gene encoding threonine synthase: protein MSTQHTPVHRAWPGLIAAYRDRLAIGEEWDPVTLFEGGTPLVPAPHLSEATGCRAYLKVEGLNPTGSFKDRGMTMAVTDARARGQRAVLCASTGNTSASAAAYATRAGMTCAVLVPSGKIAMGKLAQAVMHGAKIIQVDGNFDDCLELARKTTTEFPSIGLVNSVNPVRIEGQKTAAFEICDVLGDAPDIHALPVGNAGNITAYWRGYSEYHADGVTGKRPRMLGVQAAGAAPLVSGAPVKNPETIATAIRIGAPASWNGAVSAKEESGGQFRAATDEEILAAYRFIAGREGVFVEPASAASVAGVLAAAEDGWLEPGQTLVCTVTGNGLKDPDTALLGMPEVKPIGVDPVAVAAALDLA from the coding sequence ATGAGCACCCAGCACACCCCCGTACACCGCGCCTGGCCGGGTCTGATCGCGGCCTACCGGGACCGTCTGGCCATCGGGGAGGAATGGGACCCGGTCACCCTGTTCGAGGGCGGAACGCCGCTCGTGCCCGCACCGCACCTGTCGGAGGCCACCGGATGCCGCGCGTACCTCAAGGTCGAGGGGCTCAATCCCACCGGGTCGTTCAAGGACCGTGGGATGACGATGGCCGTCACCGACGCGCGCGCCCGGGGACAGCGTGCGGTGCTGTGCGCGTCCACCGGCAACACCTCGGCGTCGGCCGCCGCATACGCCACCCGCGCGGGGATGACCTGCGCGGTGCTGGTGCCGTCCGGGAAGATCGCGATGGGCAAGCTTGCGCAGGCGGTCATGCACGGCGCCAAGATCATCCAGGTGGACGGAAACTTCGACGACTGCCTCGAACTGGCACGCAAGACCACCACCGAGTTCCCGAGCATCGGTCTGGTCAACTCGGTGAACCCGGTGCGCATCGAAGGGCAGAAGACCGCCGCCTTCGAGATCTGCGACGTGCTGGGCGACGCGCCGGACATCCACGCGCTGCCGGTGGGCAATGCCGGCAACATCACCGCGTACTGGCGCGGCTACAGCGAATACCATGCCGACGGCGTCACGGGAAAGCGCCCGCGGATGCTGGGAGTGCAGGCCGCCGGTGCCGCGCCGCTGGTGTCGGGTGCGCCGGTGAAGAACCCGGAGACCATCGCCACCGCCATCCGTATCGGTGCACCGGCCTCATGGAACGGCGCGGTGTCGGCCAAGGAAGAGTCCGGCGGGCAGTTCCGTGCGGCCACCGACGAGGAGATCCTGGCCGCGTACCGCTTCATCGCGGGCCGCGAGGGCGTGTTCGTCGAGCCCGCGTCCGCGGCGAGCGTCGCCGGAGTGCTGGCGGCCGCGGAGGACGGTTGGCTCGAACCCGGGCAGACCCTGGTGTGCACGGTGACCGGCAACGGGCTCAAGGATCCCGACACTGCCCTGCTGGGCATGCCCGAGGTCAAGCCGATCGGCGTCGATCCCGTCGCGGTGGCCGCCGCGCTGGACCTGGCCTGA